A single genomic interval of Salvelinus namaycush isolate Seneca chromosome 41, SaNama_1.0, whole genome shotgun sequence harbors:
- the LOC120034381 gene encoding zinc finger BED domain-containing protein 6-like: MLRHLRSRHPSEAWYSNSTSGAHSSTSNSTSGVHSTFSNSIISSSGVHSSYSGTTGLNSMFTNNAAAGHHIQVRTTRQEDLDDALVNMLVKDTQPFSVVEEEGFTAFIQKLDPSYNLPNKQALKKMVGSRCEFINDNVVSQMVISDFVSLTSDMWTSIDKHSYISVTGHLVAENAQLSTFLLGISKLPENHKVIHIEEAKNQLVASWGLHSRVAAFVTENSENMVATVQKLGILQLPSFAHVLNLVIKRSMESTLELQDIRSQARAIVAFFKSNQNAEMRLAEVQGQLGRPEQKLIQEVDSRWNSSFSMLERIFDQRESVAAALSTLDTDIIPLGSADYEVIHQCLGVLGSFNQATAELASEKRVSASKVIPLVRMLKITLEKKHGAIIHPTATQLASNLQRELQASCSMVETEPILALSALLDPRFKMLAFGNQGYAQEAVKLLTSECASLIGINPDKDDILPPSTTGSTTPSPTSPHTSWAMETASISMATSLSKSHDGGLWEMFDSKVGETQSVQSSTADAAVEVQHYLSDPYLNRVENPMHYWEKHSKVYPHLFQLARKYLSVPASSVPCERIFTKAGDVFNKKRSCLSIKAVEQIMLLNKGLV, from the exons ATGTTAAGGCACCTACGATCAAGGCACCCAAGCGAGGCTTGGTACAGCAACTCAACATCTGGGGCCCACTCAAGCACAAGCAACTCAACATCTGGAGTCCACTCAACGTTCTCAAACTCAATAATTAGTAGTTCTGGAGTCCACTCATCGTACTCTGGTACTACAGGACTAAACtcaatgtttacaaacaatgcTGCTGCTGGACACCACATCCAAG TCAGGACCACCAGACAAGAGGACCTGGATGATGCCCTCGTCAACATGTTGGTTAAAGACACCCAGCCATTTTCAGTAGTCGAGGAAGAGGGATTCACTGCTTTCATCCAAAAGCTAGACCCAAGCTACAATCTTCCAAACAAGCAAGCACTGAAGAAAATGGTGGGGTCTCGGTGTGAATTCATCAATGATAATGTTGTATCTCAGATGGTAATTTCTGACTTTGTCAGCCTGACTTCGGACATGTGGACATCTATAGACAAGCACAGTTACATTTCAGTGACAGGGCATTTGGTAGCAGAAAATGCCCAGTTATCCACTTTCCTCCTTGGGATTTCTAAGCTGCCTGAAAACCACAAAGTTATCCACATTGAGGAGGCCAAAAACCAACTGGTGGCGAGCTGGGGCCTCCACAGCAGGGTCGCTGCATTTGTCACAGAGAACAGCGAAAATATGGTAGCCACGGTTCAGAAATTAGGAATCCTCCAGTTGCCCTCTTTTGCACACGTCCTGAACCTTGTGATTAAGAGGTCCATGGAGTCTACTTTGGAGCTGCAGGACATCCGCTCCCAAGCGCGGGCTATCGTGGCTTTCTTCAAGTCGAATCAGAACGCAGAGATGAGGTTAGCCGAGGTGCAGGGGCAGCTAGGCAGGCCGGAGCAGAAGCTGATCCAGGAAGTGGACTCGAGATGGAACAGTAGCTTTTCTATGCTGGAACGCATCTTTGATCAGAGGGAGTCGGTGGCTGCTGCTCTCAGCACCCTGGACACGGACATCATCCCTCTGGGATCTGCTGACTACGAGGTCATCCACCAGTGTCTCGGAGTGCTGGGTTCCTTCAACCAGGCCACAGCTGAGCTCGCCTCAGAGAAACGCGTCTCGGCCTCCAAGGTCATTCCTCTTGTCCGGATGCTGAAGATAACCCTTGAGAAGAAGCACGGGGCCATCATACACCCTACGGCTACACAGCTGGCGTCTAACCTGCAGAGGGAGCTTCAGGCGAGCTGCAGTATGGTGGAGACCGAGCCAATCCtggctctctctgctctcctagaCCCGCGCTTCAAAATGTTGGCCTTCGGGAACCAAGGCTACGCTCAGGAGGCGGTGAAGCTCCTCACCTCCGAGTGCGCCTCATTAATCGGGATAAATCCGGACAAGGACGACATTCTACCGCCGTCCACCACCGGGTCAACGACACCCTCCCCGACATCACCCCACACCTCCTGGGCAATGGAAACCGCTTCCATCTCCATGGCAACATCTCTGTCTAAGTCCCACGATGGGGGTCTGTGGGAGATGTTTGACAGTAAAGTGGGCGAGACACAGAGCGTCCAGAGCAGCACGGCGGATGCAGCGGTGGAGGTACAACACTACCTCAGTGACCCGTACCTGAACCGAGTGGAGAACCCCATGCACTACTGGGAGAAGCACTCCAAGGTGTACCCGCACCTATTCCAGCTGGCTCGGAAATACCTCAGCGTTCCCGCCTCGTCTGTGCCATGCGAGCGCATATTCACCAAAGCTGGAGATGTGTTCAATAAAAAGAGGAGTTGCCTCAGTATAAAGGCTGTAGAGCAGATAATGCTGTTGAATAAAGGTCTAGTATAG
- the LOC120034426 gene encoding gamma-crystallin M3-like: MSTSMNMGRVVFYEDGNFQGRSYECSSDCADMSSYLSRCHSCRVQSGCFMVYDRNNYMGNQYFMRRGEYSDFQSMMGMTDIRSCRTIPMHRGSYRMRIYERDNFGGQMHEMMDDCDSIMDRYRMSDCQSCNVMDGHWLMYEQPHFRGRMIYMRPGEYRNFRDMGMSGMRFMSMRRITDMC; the protein is encoded by the exons ATGTCCACCAGCATGAACATGGGCAGG GTCGTCTTCTATGAGGACGGGAACTTCCAGGGTCGTTCCTATGAGTGCAGCAGCGACTGCGCTGACATGTCCTCCTACCTGAGCAGGTGCCACTCCTGTAGGGTTCAGAGCGGCTGCTTCATGGTCTATGACCGCAACAACTACATGGGAAACCAGTACTTCATGAGGAGGGGAGAGTACTCTGACTTCCAGAGTATGATGGGAATGACTGATATCAGGTCCTGCCGCACGATCCCCATG CACAGAGGATCCTACAGAATGAGGATCTACGAGAGAGATAACTTCGGAGGTCAGATGCACGAGATGATGGACGACTGTGACTCCATCATGGACCGTTACCGTATGTCTGACTGCCAGTCCTGCAACGTGATGGATGGCCACTGGCTGATGTACGAGCAGCCCCACTTCAGAGGCAGGATGATTTACATGAGGCCCGGAGAGTACAGGAACTTCAGGGATATGGGCATGAGTGGCATGAGGTTCATGAGCATGAGGCGTATCACTGATATGTGCTAG